The sequence GGTGCGGCGCGAACCCGGCTGCCCGTCGGCAGACAGCCGGGTTCGCGCGACGCGTCCGTGTCATGCGGAGCGTTGCACGGGCCCTGTCAGCGGCGGGCGCGCTCACGCTGCCGGACAGCATGGCGCAGGGAGTGCCAGGCGACGACCGCCCAGGCGGCGACGAGCAGGGCGTACAGGACGACGGCGATCCAGACGAACAGCTGCGAGCCGGTACGGGCGGCGAGCGCGCTGGTGGCGGTGACGCATGCACCGAGGGGGAAGATGAAGGACCACCAGGTGGCTGCGAAGGGCAGCCCTCTGCGGATTTCCCGTACGGTCAGCGCCGTGGCCAGTACCAGCCACAGCAGGGCGAAGCCCCAGATCCCGAGCCCACCCAGGAGCGCTACGACACCACTCCCGCGCGCGTACGGGGCGGGGAGCGCGCTCGGCGCCGCCGTGGCCAGCGTCCCCAGCGCCGTCACCGCCTGATCGAGCGCCCCCACGCCGATCCACATCGTGGGCACGACCGCACCGCCGGGCGCGTCATGATGCACCAGGCGGGTGTAGACCATGGCCAGCACCAGCAGGACCGCGACCAACCCGAGCCCGAGCATCGAGTAGCAGCACAGCAGCAGGGCCAGCCGCACCTGCCCGGCCGGCGCCCGCGGGATGAGCAGCGCGCCCGTCGCGGCGGAGACCAGCGGCGGGACCACCGGTAGCAGCCAGCCGCCGAACGCCGCGTCCGGCGTGAAACGGTGCCGCGTGACCATCAGATACGGCACCGTGCAGGCGGTGGCAAGACCCAGCACCGTACCGGCCGACCACAGCGCCCAGTCCGCATCCACCGCCGCACGCTCCCCGATCAGCCGCCGGCCGAGCAGCAGCGTCCCGGCCCCGACGGTAAGCAGAGCCATCGGCGGCGCCCCGAAGAACTGGGCCAGTACCGGATCACCGGCATGCGCCCGCAGCGTCCGCTGCCCGATATAACTGACGGCGAGCACGACCAGCAGCAGCGCGGTCCCCGCCCAGACCACCGTGGCGGCCTCGCCGAGCCCAGGGAAACCGCGCGGCAGGGTGGCGGCCGCGACGGCGACGATCCCGCTGCCCATGACGGCGGCGAACCAGCCGGGACCGA comes from Streptomyces sp. FXJ1.172 and encodes:
- a CDS encoding TDT family transporter yields the protein MHVRDQPEEGNGRKRGRLGPGWFAAVMGSGIVAVAAATLPRGFPGLGEAATVVWAGTALLLVVLAVSYIGQRTLRAHAGDPVLAQFFGAPPMALLTVGAGTLLLGRRLIGERAAVDADWALWSAGTVLGLATACTVPYLMVTRHRFTPDAAFGGWLLPVVPPLVSAATGALLIPRAPAGQVRLALLLCCYSMLGLGLVAVLLVLAMVYTRLVHHDAPGGAVVPTMWIGVGALDQAVTALGTLATAAPSALPAPYARGSGVVALLGGLGIWGFALLWLVLATALTVREIRRGLPFAATWWSFIFPLGACVTATSALAARTGSQLFVWIAVVLYALLVAAWAVVAWHSLRHAVRQRERARR